A region of Carettochelys insculpta isolate YL-2023 chromosome 9, ASM3395843v1, whole genome shotgun sequence DNA encodes the following proteins:
- the GPR88 gene encoding G protein-coupled receptor 88: protein MPNFSSSSVWSTSSSLLLLCEESPGTRISLSLIYSLLAIVGTLSNVMVIYLVFSFKKLQTTSNAFIVNGCVADLCVCALWMPQEVVLGLLPASSSSVHSAEYQLLWGGLLGLGLTVSLLSHLLVALNRYVLITKAPGTYQALYQQRRTGWMIGLSWGLALLLVLLLPGLWTQWLSPQSSQQEISSASSSSHYTGLVVALAMLSQTALLLHCYLGIMRRVRISVKRVSVLNFHLLHQLPFPAAPPPARRLQRRLSSISVLLLCFVFLLDTQPIVWVSLLGFFLPSVPQALQVTSWLLFCSLSAFNPLLYTWKNEEFRRSVRSVLPRGETPAVTVAAAAAATALPTVPLPCQERPPPAPRAESLGNLVLQ, encoded by the coding sequence ATGCCCAACTTTTCATCCTCTTCTGTCTGGAGCACAagctcctctctgctgctgctgtgtgaagAATCCCCAGGGACCAGAATCTCCTTGTCTCTCATCTATTCCCTGTTAGCCATTGTGGGGACCTTGTCCAATGTCATGGTCATTTATCTGGTCTTCTCCTTCAAGAAGCTGCAAACCACCAGCAACGCCTTCATTGTGAACGGCTGTGTAGCTGACCTGTGTGTCTGTGCCCTCTGGATGCCACAAGAagtggtcctggggctgctgcccgcTAGCTCCTCTTCTGTTCACTCAGCAGAATACCAACTGCTGTGGGGTGGGCTTCTTGGACTTGGCCTCACTGTCTCCttgctctcccacctgctggtgGCCCTCAACCGGTATGTGCTGATCACCAAGGCACCTGGCACCTACCAGGCGCTCTATCAGCAGAGGCGCACAGGGTGGATGATTGGACTTTCCTGGGGACTCGCCCTGCTTTTGGTGCTTCTGTTACCTGGGCTTTGGACACAATGGCTCTCACCGCAATCATCCCAGCAGGAGAtcagcagtgccagcagcagttCACACTACACAGGCCTGGTGGTAGCACTGGCCATGCTCAGCCAGACCGCACTGCTGCTCCATTGCTACCTAGGCATCATGAGACGAGTGCGGATCAGTGTCAAACGGGTCAGCGTCCTCAATTTCCACCTGTTGCACCAgctgcccttccctgctgccccacctccagcccgcCGTCTTCAGCGGCGCCTCAGCAGTATCTCTGTGTTGCTCCTGTGTTTTGTCTTCCTTCTGGACACCCAGCCCATAGTCTGGGTGAGCCTGCTGGGCTTCTTCCTGCCCTCTGTGCCCCAGGCACTGCAGGTGACCAGCTGGCTGCTCTTCTGCTCCCTGTCTGCATTCAACCCACTCCTCTACACCTGGAAGAATGAGGAATTCAGGCGCTCTGTGcgctcagtgctgcccagaggagAGACTCCAGCTgtaactgtggcagcagcagcagctgccactgccctccccacGGTTCCACTGCCTTGTCAGGAGCGGCCACCGCCAGCTCCCAGAGCTGAGAGCCTGGGGAACCTAGTGCTCCAGTGA